A single Tenacibaculum sp. 190524A02b DNA region contains:
- a CDS encoding tachylectin-related carbohydrate-binding protein, with the protein MKTNFTKTTLLALVIGTISISCENEEIENITSYTKKEVIESKKTSSVHPSLIYAVNNNGDLLLYKHKQGTEWGFNGNYKKIADGWDFKQIVVGDLGFLYGIKPNGDMYFYKHLGDGNSWDDSGKKIGTGWNFKHVFAGYDGHIYAIKDNGDMYLSKYDGSKWTKSIKKIGNGWNFKHVFAGTHGRIYAIKDNGDMLLFVHKGNDWLFDGNYKVLGNGWNFKHVFAGNNNHIYAIKNNGNMCLFQHTGFDSSLSAVGGYLIGNGWSFTHIDARYK; encoded by the coding sequence ATGAAAACAAACTTTACAAAAACGACATTACTTGCCTTAGTTATAGGAACTATATCTATTTCTTGTGAAAATGAAGAGATAGAAAATATTACCTCATATACCAAAAAGGAAGTTATTGAGTCAAAAAAAACTAGTTCTGTACATCCATCTTTAATTTATGCAGTAAATAATAATGGAGACTTACTTCTTTACAAGCATAAGCAAGGAACAGAATGGGGGTTTAATGGTAATTATAAAAAAATAGCAGATGGATGGGATTTCAAGCAAATTGTTGTAGGAGATTTAGGATTTTTATATGGTATAAAACCTAATGGAGACATGTATTTTTATAAGCATCTAGGAGATGGTAACTCTTGGGATGATTCAGGTAAGAAAATAGGCACAGGATGGAACTTCAAACATGTATTTGCAGGATATGATGGTCATATTTATGCAATTAAAGATAATGGTGATATGTATTTGTCAAAATATGATGGATCAAAATGGACTAAATCCATAAAAAAAATAGGAAATGGATGGAATTTCAAGCATGTATTTGCTGGAACACATGGTCGCATTTATGCAATTAAAGATAATGGTGATATGCTTTTATTTGTGCATAAAGGTAATGATTGGCTGTTTGATGGAAATTATAAAGTATTAGGCAATGGATGGAATTTTAAACATGTCTTTGCAGGGAACAATAATCATATTTATGCAATTAAAAATAACGGAAATATGTGTTTGTTCCAACATACAGGGTTTGATTCTAGTTTGTCCGCTGTAGGTGGATATCTAATTGGGAATGGTTGGAGTTTTACCCATATAGATGCTAGATATAAATAA
- a CDS encoding single-stranded DNA-binding protein, translating into MNALKNKVQLIGNLGSNPEVITLESGKKLAKFSLATNETYKNSSGQKVTDTQWHNIVAWNKTAEIIEQYLQKGSEVVIEGKLTSRSFEDNEGNKRYITEVVCNEFLMLGNK; encoded by the coding sequence ATGAATGCACTTAAAAACAAGGTACAGTTAATTGGTAATTTGGGTAGTAACCCAGAAGTTATAACACTAGAAAGTGGTAAAAAACTAGCTAAATTTTCTTTAGCAACCAATGAAACTTACAAAAATTCAAGCGGACAAAAGGTAACCGATACACAATGGCACAACATTGTAGCATGGAACAAAACTGCAGAAATCATAGAGCAGTATCTACAAAAAGGAAGTGAAGTAGTAATAGAAGGAAAATTAACTTCTCGTTCCTTTGAAGATAATGAAGGAAATAAAAGATACATAACGGAAGTAGTATGTAATGAGTTTCTAATGTTAGGAAATAAATAA